From a region of the Salinispira pacifica genome:
- a CDS encoding hydroxymethylglutaryl-CoA synthase family protein, whose protein sequence is MKRVGIEKLNVYGTSMYLDQADLAKARGKDPEQIKKDYLIETRSLNPTWEDAVTMAANAAMTMLSEEDKKDIGMLIVGTEGSVDFGKPISTNVHSALGLGPNVRNYETKFACYSGVAALDTAVNWVASGLNKGKKALVIASDFSRQHLGKLEEFVLGGCAAAALVSDDPKIIEYDLERKGTWTTDIYDTFRPSALAEVGNNEVSLFSYMDAVQGSYEHYKEQVEGDVDFDNDFSYFVYHTPFPGIAFQAHRTLTRENAPKKKPELRADFENRVIPALAYSRRVGSTYGTSNLTGLAALVNHADDAEGKHIALFAYGSGAIGEFYSGTILPGAKAEMAKMKIDERLDERRRCSVEEYEAIEKLRETYVENSDFVPDYSILDGWYEKHYKGSGLLVLKEVKDWYRTYERA, encoded by the coding sequence ATGAAACGAGTAGGAATTGAAAAACTCAACGTGTACGGAACATCAATGTATCTTGACCAGGCCGATCTGGCGAAGGCCCGGGGCAAGGATCCCGAGCAGATCAAAAAAGACTATCTGATCGAAACCAGAAGTCTGAACCCCACCTGGGAAGATGCGGTAACCATGGCGGCCAATGCGGCCATGACCATGCTCAGCGAAGAAGATAAGAAAGATATCGGTATGCTGATAGTGGGTACCGAGGGTTCGGTGGATTTCGGAAAGCCAATCTCCACCAACGTCCACTCCGCACTGGGACTGGGGCCCAATGTCCGGAACTATGAGACCAAGTTCGCATGTTACAGCGGGGTCGCCGCCCTGGATACTGCGGTAAACTGGGTGGCCTCAGGGCTGAACAAGGGGAAAAAGGCGCTGGTTATTGCCTCGGACTTCTCCCGTCAGCATCTCGGCAAACTTGAGGAGTTTGTCCTCGGAGGATGCGCCGCCGCAGCCCTGGTTTCCGATGATCCGAAAATCATCGAGTACGATCTGGAAAGGAAGGGAACCTGGACCACCGACATTTACGACACCTTCCGTCCGTCAGCCCTGGCTGAAGTGGGCAATAATGAAGTAAGCCTTTTCTCCTACATGGATGCGGTGCAGGGTTCCTATGAGCACTATAAGGAGCAGGTTGAAGGTGATGTGGATTTTGATAATGACTTCTCCTACTTTGTGTACCACACACCCTTCCCCGGAATTGCATTCCAGGCACACCGGACTCTCACACGAGAGAACGCCCCCAAAAAGAAACCCGAGCTCCGGGCGGACTTTGAAAACCGGGTAATCCCCGCTCTGGCATACAGCCGCAGGGTGGGTTCAACCTACGGAACATCCAACCTTACCGGGCTGGCCGCACTGGTGAACCATGCCGACGATGCGGAAGGCAAGCATATTGCTCTCTTTGCCTACGGTTCCGGCGCCATCGGCGAGTTCTACTCGGGAACCATTCTCCCCGGTGCAAAGGCTGAAATGGCCAAAATGAAAATCGACGAGCGCCTTGATGAGCGCCGCCGCTGCAGCGTGGAAGAGTATGAGGCCATCGAAAAACTCCGTGAAACCTATGTTGAAAACTCTGATTTTGTGCCGGATTACAGCATTCTCGACGGCTGGTATGAAAAGCACTACAAGGGAAGCGGTCTGCTGGTGCTGAAAGAAGTGAAAGACTGGTACAGAACCTACGAAAGGGCCTAG